AAAGCCCGGTAAAATAAAACGTACCGGGCTTTTCTTTTAATGGTTCTTTTCTCTACAACCTGTAAAATTCGGTTCTTAAACATTTCAGAAGTTCAATGTCAATTTTCTCTGAAAAAATGCGTATTAGTTCATGTATTTTTCCGTCGATAATAATTTTACCCTGTACGGCATCAAAAAGTCGGCAGTTACCGTTATTTCTAATCTGTTTAATTTTTTTCTCAAATGCTAAACTTGATAATGGCTGATCGGTAATAAAGTATCCTTTGTGGTCTTCAAGCTGGTCGATATAGAATTGTTCTTCCAGCTCGGTCAATACAAAATGTTTGTTTATAATTGCTTTTACCTCTTCTTCAAGGGTGACTTTATCCAGGAATATAATGCCCTGGGCAGTTAAGCATTTTTGCAGCTTAATCAGCTGGCTGTAATCGGGGAAGTTTTTAATCCGAATGGCTGCAAATTGTTTACCACCCGATTCAATAAGGGCACTGGCAATGTTTATGCGTTCCAATAAGCATTTTTCAATACCTACAGCCATATTCATAATTTCTTCCAGAAAATGAAAACGTTTGGTAAACAAAAAGATCGAATTGGGGGTGGCTTTACGTGGGCTTCTTCCGTAATAGTTGGCATACGGATTTGTAGCTTCTGCAATGTAGATGTTCTCGGGAGTATTTAGTGTGATTTGAATCAGTTTCTCGTGTTTGATAATAATTCCGCTTAAATGGATTGTTTTTTTCATCCTGGTAAATTTTAAAGAACTGATTGATTTTTATACCTGTTTAAACAAAGGAATAGAAACTTGTCGTATTCTATTTCCTTCTTTTATAGCTCAAAGAACGGTGGCTTTACCTATAAATTTACGTCAATTTTTATTGAAATACCATTTTTTGAGGTAAAACTTAATTCCGAATGACGCAAGTTTTTAATCTGTCGTTAGTTGACAAATGTTTAAAATTGGGGGTGAAAAAGACATAAAGAGAGACAGTATTAACAGCAATGAAAAACAGGTGGTGTTGAAAATATATTGCAAACCGTTATAATTTTGCTGCTTTTTATTAATTTTTATCAGATAAGTTGTAATTTTTACAGCCATTTGTACACCTATTTTCTGGCGCTGATGGGGGATATGAACAGGAGCCATAAATACGAGAATTACAAACTATAATTTTACATATAAAAATACACATGAAAAAAATTGCGTTACTATTAATTCTGTTTTGTACAGGGCATTTGATTTATGCCCAAACTGAAATTGAAAAAGGCCTGAATGCTATAAATGAACAGGCAATAAAAGGGCAAATGGAATTTTTGGCCTCCGACTGGACTGAAGGTCGTGCGGTGGGAACCAAAGGGGCATATATAGCTGCTGATTATATTGCTGCCATGTTTAAAACCTATGGTATTCAGCCATTTGGCGACGAAAGCTATACGCAGCCTTCGAGGGCACAGCGGATGGAGGGTGTTCGGCCCGAAAAATACAGAACTTATTTTCAGAATTTTAGCCTTATTGAGTACGAACCGGGAGAGGAGCAGGTTTTATCGGTAGTTAGCAGCAAGCCGGGAAGCGAAAGCTCCATGAATTTTGCATATAAAACCGATTTCTATGTGCGTACAGGAACGGTTGGGCAGCAAGCACAGGCTCCTCTTGTTTTTGCCGGTTATGGTTTTGCCGATAAGGAAAGTGGCTACGACGATACAAAGAAACTTGATGTTCAGGGAAAAATTGTTGTGATTTTAAGAGGTTATCCTGGTCATAACGATACGGCCTCGGTGGGCTATGAGAAATTTAAACCTGAAGGGCGTTATGCGGCTTATTACCTGGAGCGCGATAAATCCGAACGTTTAAAAGAAGCCGGAGCACTTGCCATCATTCAGGTGAGTCCTGGTAGTAAGCCCATGATGAGTTGGGCACAGAATGATATTTATACCAACAATGGTGGCTTTAATGAAGATGATAAAAAACCAAACCCATATTACAATAATCGAATGTCGTTACCCGAAAAAGAACTCGATACCAATGTGGCTACTTTCTCGGTGTCAGACAGGGTGGCTAATCAAATTCTTGAAGGAACTGGGGTTGATTTAATTGCCTTTGAAGAAAAGGTGGCTAACCATCTGGAACCGGCATCGCAGGTGCTAAGCGGAAAATCACTGGCTTTTAAAACAACTGTAAATTCAAAAATTGTAAATGCCCGAAATGTGTTAGGCTATATTGAAGGCGAAAACAAGGATGAATTTATTGTTGTTGGCGGACATTATGACCATTTAGGAAAATGGGATGGAGTAATCTACAATGGGGCCGATGATAATGCTTCTGGAACGGTAGGTGTAATGACTATTGCCAAAGCTTTTATGGCTACCGGTAAAAAACCGGAAAAATCGGTGGTTTTTGCCGCATGGACAGGCGAAGAAAAAGGACTGTTTGGCTCGAGATACTTTGTTCGCAACGCAAAAGAGGAGAATTTAAATGTAGTGCTGAACTTGAATTATGACATGATTGCCCGCAACCCTAAAAACGATACGCTTGAAAATCAGGTACATATGGTTTATACCAAAGCCAACAAAAACATTGCTGAAACAACAACAAAAAATATTGAAAATTTTGACATTAATCTTGATCTTTCCTTGCGCCCGTCGGAGAATCCCAGGGGAGGTAGCGACCATGCACCTTTTGCAAAAGAAGGAATTCCGATTTTTTATTTTATGGCAGCTATGCATCCCGATTACCACCAGCCATCGGATGAGCTCAGTAAGATTAACTGGGAGAAAATGGAGAGTATAATCAAGCTCGGTTTTCTTAATACGTGGAAGTTTGCCAACAGCGATGAGTGGAAAATGACAAGTGTTGATCCGGAAACCAAGGAGAAATAATGCAGACAGGTTGCAGAATAAAAAAGGCTTTCAGTTTCATGAAAGCCTTTTTTATTACACGAATATTTTGACTTTTTCGTGTTTTTATGTTTTTCAAATATAATATGCAATTAAATCAACCACAAGCATTGATAAGGCTTTAACTCTTTTGATTTAAATTCGGAGTTTGAAATTAAGTCGAACTTGGAAGTTGCCGGAAAGTCGAGCGTTTGAACTTCATCGGTCATGTTTACTATTACCGTAATTGTTTGTCCTGTTGCTTTTCGTTTTAATGCAAAAAATTGCTGGCCAATATCCAGTATTTCCTGTTTTGAATTGGGATGGAAAGCAACTTGTTCCTTCCGAAGCAATATGCGTTTTTGCAATTCGGTGAAAACCTTCCGTTGCGGTGTATCTGAATTCAAGACCTCATTTAGCTCATTTAACTTCCATTTCCGTCGGTTGATGGTGCGGTTGTGATTTGTTTGGGCAACACCTTCGAGGTAGTTTGGTGTAGCCGTAAGGCTGTGAATATAAAAGGCCGGAACACCAGCCATACTCATCATAACTGTTTGCGAAGCCAGGAAACGTTCGACCTGAAACTCGTCTTCGCCCTTATTTGTTCCCTTTAATGCATCAAAATAAGTGATATTAAGTTCGTATGGACTCTGGCTACCATCAGGATTTGATTTATAATTGACCATGCCGCCAAACCCTTTCATATTTTCCACCAGAGCACCTTTTTCTTCTTCGGGCAAAAGTCCTTCCAACGGACGCACTCCAATTCCATCGTGAGAGGCTGTAAAATTGAAGAAAGTTTTATCTCCATCCAATTGCGGCAGGCTCTGTGCCCATGTTGTCAGAAAATGTGAATTGCCTGTGTGTAAAGCATGCAATAAAAGAGGAGGGAGGCTAAACTGGTAAACCATATGTGCTTCGTCGCCATCACCAAAATAGCTCAGATTTTCTTTGTTGGGCACATTGGTTTCGGTGAGGATAATCGCATTTGGATTTATAAACTCTGCCACATCGCGCATCAGTTTTACCACTTCATGAGTTTCAGGAAGATGTAAGCAGGTTGTTCCAACTACTTTCCATAAAAATGCAATGGCATCAAGGCGAATGATACGCGAACCTTTGTCGATGTATGTTAACAAAATATCCATCATTTCCACCAGCAGTTCCGGATTTGAAAAATTCAGATCAACCTGGTCGGCACTAAAGGTCGTCCAAACATGTTTGGTTCCCTTTGGGGTTTCGTATGCAGTTAAAAGTGGTGTACTGCGTGGCCGTGTTACCTGCGATAAATCCTTCGCCGGATCTTCAACAATAAAATAGTCTTTTCCTTTTCCGTGTTGTTTCAGGAAGTTTTTAAACCATTGGCTTTTGCTCGAAGCATGATTGATTACCAAGTCGGCCATCAAATCATAGTCGCCTGCCAGCTGTTCAACGTCCTCCCAGTCACCCAGGTCGGGGTTTACTTCCCTAAAATCAATAACAGAGAAACCATCGTCGCTGCTAAAAGGGAAAAATGGCAAGATATGTACCACCGATAATTGTTCGTTCAGGTTGGTATTTAAAAACTGATGTAAAGTTTGTAATGGAGCTTCATCATCCGTTATAATACTATCGCCATAGGTAATTAGTACAATATCTTTTTCGTTCCACTTATTTCCCGATTTTGAAGTAATTTGATACGAGGAAATAATGTGAATTAAATCGGCGAGAATAGATTTGTTGTAGTTTTCTTTATAGATAAACTTTAATCTGCTCTCAATTTTTTTTATGAAAGAAGTATTGGGATTAAGCATATTTTTCTGTTTTTAAAGAATATTGTTATCAGCTTCTACTATATCGTAAAATTCTTCAAGAATATTGGGAAAAGCACTTCTAACTCTTTTCCAACTCGGCATAAGTGGCACATTGTCAGGATTATTCAAATAATCAATTCCTGATTGATAGACATTCTTTACAAAAAGGTCGATCACTTCTTCTTCTTTATGGAAATCGTATGAAAGACCATTCATTGCTGCATCAGCTTTGTATAAATCTACAAATTCCAAAGCAATACGATAATATGTTGCTTTTAATGTACGAAAGAATTCAGGTGTGAGGGTAATTCCGTCAGTAGCAAGTTTTCCAAAAATAGCTCTGGAAACATCGCGGCTCATTTTTGATAATCCTTTTTCGGCATCTTCGGCCGAAAGCGACTGGTGTTTATGATCGTAACGGTCGGCAATTTCAACCTGGCAAATCCGGTTAAACGAGTTGTTTCGTTCCACTTCGTTTAAAATACCAATTTCAAGTCCCCAGTCATATGGAATACGAATGGTTTTAATCACATCAGCACGCATCGAAAATTCTCCGGCCAGCGGGTAGCGGAAACTATCAAGATATTCCAGGTAGGTATGATGTCCAAGTAATTTTTTTAAGGTTCTTAAGAGTGGGGTAACGAGTAAACGAACGGCCCGGCCATGTAGCTTCTCCTCATCAGTTCTGAAATAATACCCTTTACAATATTTGAAGTTAAAAGAAGGGTCGGCAACCGGGTAAACCAGTCGTGCCAGCATCTCACGATTATAAGTTACGATATCTGCATCGTGCAAGGCAATTGCCTCCGAACGTGCTGATGCAATCATATAGCCAAAACAGAACCATACATTCCGTCCTTTACCCGGCACTGAAGTATCAATGTTTTTGGAGGCCAACTTGCGTTTAAATTCCTGCATGCGCGGGCCATCGTTCCATAAAACGCGGTGATGCTGCGGTAATTCTGCAAAAAATTCCAACGCATTTTTATACTGGTAATCGTCGGCTCTATCTAACCCAATTACAATTTCATCAATGTAAGGTATCTCTTTTAAAATGGAAACAATATCTTTTAATGCCTGGCGCGATAGCTCTGAATATAAGGAAGGGATAATTAATCCAATGGGTCTTTTTTTACTAAACTTTTCAAGTTTTTGCTCCAGTTCTTCATATGGTCTGGCACGTAAATTATGAAGCGTTGCTACAAATCCATTCTGATAAAAATCTCCCATCTTATTCGTTTTTGTGTTTCTTTATAAAAATAAACAAACCTTTGGTATATTATTCTTTCTTGCGCTGTTGTTTATCTGCCTTAACTTAATAGTAAGGTATTGCCAGTTGTCCTAAAGTTCGCGCATATACATACTTTTTATAATTGGCTCCAGCTTTTCGGCAATAATCTTATGATCCAGTTTTTCTTTTAATACCTGCAGATTGTGCTTAACTATTGTATTTCGGTAAGGGATGTCGGTAAGCAGTTGATAGGCTGCATCCACCAGGTCGGGAGTAATTCCGCCGCCATCGATTGCCGGAAGGTCGAAGCCATAATGTTCAATTTCTTCTTTGTAAACATCGTATTTGTTTATTACCGCGGGTAAGGCAAACGACATCATTTCGAGCAGGTTGTTCCCAAACCCTTCCACATCGCTGAAATAGGTTCCTATTCCGCCATGGGCCGCCACTATTGATGGAACTTCTGCAAACTTGTAAAATTTCTTGTCGACAATAATATCGCGGTGCGAAAGAATGTTGTGTTCGCCAAAAATTAAAACAACATTACTGTCGGGGTTGGCTTTGCACAGCTCGGTATAATGCGTGTATAAATTGTTTAAGTACTGGTTTTGCTCATCGCCCGAGTGTCCACTCACAATTACCGCCAGACATTTATTTTTTCTATTACTTCTGAATTTTTTCTCCAGTTCAAAAGCCAAATCAATAGCCAGTTCAATTTTTTTGCGTGGAACCACACGGGTATGTTGCAGTAGAATTACTGTATCGTCCATGGTAAATCCACGGCTTTCAACTTGTTTTTCAAGACCAATGTCTTTCATAAACGAGTCGTTGTAATTGTCCTGCTCCGGGCAAAGCAACTCATTTGTTTCTGTAGGTAAATGTTCCCATTTCCACGGAATTTCGGTGGTATTTGGTACAACTGTTGTTCGGAGCTTGAAAAATTTTTCGAGCTTGGTGCTGTTATGCTCTTCAAAAAGTCGTTTCCCCAAATCAATTTGCTGCTTATTAATAAAAGCAATAGAGTTTACATAGGTTACTCCTGGTAAGTATTTCAGGTATTTCTGAATTACTTTATTTGGATGAGCAAAAATAGCACGTTCAAAATAAGAATCGTGCCACCACACCATAAGTTTGGGCCAGATAATGCCCTCGGCGCGCAGCTCTTCAATGTAATAGCCCAACCCAACAGCTGTTATAAAGTTGTACGGATGCGAAGTATTGTGTGCGATAATCAAATCGATGTCATTTTCTTCCACCCAATCTTTGATAACTTGTTTGGCATACAGGGCATTTTCATGAATCATTTCATCCAGTCCTTCAGCATCCGGATTATTGAAATTATTAAGAATACTTTTGTGGGCTTCACTTTTATGCCAAAACACATCATTGGTTTGTGCATTAAAACGTGGCGAAGAGTGGGCCGCTAAAAAGAAAAAGTTGCCAATGTTTATGTTCAGATGCTGCGACATGGCCTCAACCGATTGGTCGATGACAATTGATACCCCATCATTCTTACCAATAAGCGAGTGGATGATACCTATATGTAATTCGTTAAGATTCATCTAATTCATTTTAAAGTGTTATTACTTTTCCGGCTTAAGCCTAAGCCAGAATATTTAACAGCTGTTTTAAATCGTTTATTATAAAATCGGGGAACAGGCCTTTTACACGGTCGTCGTTCTCCCGCAGACGTAACGAGCGTTCGTCGCCAGCAAACAATACAGTTCGTAATCCGGCTTTGGAAGCGGTATATACATCTTTTAGCATATCGTTACCAACAAAAATTGTTTCTGATGGCTCGATGTTGTATTTGCTGTTCAACACCGGAATAAATTTGTCGAATAAAGCGGTGTCGGGTTTGGCCCTTAACTCATTAAAGGAATACACCGAGAGATCTTCATGAAACATTTCAATGTGTTGTTTGGTGCTGAACTCTCCGGTGAGAAAATAATTCATAATAATGGGTGTATAAAATTGTGCATTGGAAACGATTCCAATCGGAAGTCCCATCTTTTTTATTTCAAGCAGCACCTCTTTCATTCCCGGCATGGGATACACCCGGTTACTTAATAGCTCGAAAACCATAATGGTGTCAGCCCTCGATTCGTTGCCACTTAGTTTAAAAAAACCTTTGTTTTGGGCTGCTTCAAACATTCTCTGCCAAACTTTAAAAATGTCAACATCGGGGTAGGGGTGCCCTTGTGCTTTTAGTTCTTGGTGTTGCTTTTTTACCTGTTCCTGTAACTGTTTGAGCAGAAAATTACAGGTATCTTCCTTGCAAGCCGACAAATCGAAACCACCGGCCTCCATTGCGGTGCGCATATTTTCGGTGTTTAACGATGCCTGGTCAATGTCTCCTGAAGAGGAAATAAGTAAGGTGCCGTAAATATCGAAAATAACAGCTTTTATTTTTTCGTTTGAATCTGTTTTTAGATTCGGGCAAAAAGTGGTAGGAATGGGATCCAGTTTTTCGGTACTATCCAACCATTTTTTTATATCGTTCCTGAAGTTTAATTCCATACCCTTTTAAAGAATAGTTGTTTTTGATAATTGTTTTGTTTTTATCGATGATGTGAGATTTGACATCACTAAACAAAGTATTTAAAATCGGATTTTGTTCAAAAAGTTTTTGTTTTTCTATCTTTCCACTCAATACCCCCTGAATAATTTCCATTTGCATTTTCAGGTTCAGGTCTTTAAAATCGGTTTTAATGCCAGGTATGTGCAGTTTATAGTAAAGTGTTGGAAAAATAAAACCATCGTTTTTAAAGTCTCTGGTAATGAAATCGATATCGCGCCCTACCACTGGCGTGTCAAGCAACCAGGGTTCCAGGTATACCATTCCAAAGCCTTCTTTATAACTTGTGGTAATACAGAAGTCACTTCCTCGTAAAAGTTTTTCGAAATTTACCTTTGTCCCGGCTTCAAAAACAATGTCGACATCGTTCTGTTCACAAAAATTTGTCCATTGTTTATACATCTCAATTTCTACCGGATTTTGAGGCGGTTGAGTTACGGTAAAATTTGCACGGTGGCGGAATAAAATTGATAAGAGTATAAATTCGCCAATATTTTTTCGTTGTATAACGCGCACCGGATAGCTTACCAGTAGTTTTTCCCGATTTATTTGCAATTGCGCACAAATTTCTTGCTTGGCCACCGCTTTATCAGGTATATTTTCCGAGGCATTAAACGTAACCGGGTTGGGCAGCCATTCTATGCGCTCTTCTTCTACTCCAAGTTCTTTCAATCGTTCAAAATCAAACGAGTTGAGCACACCGTAATGGTAGTTCGACAGTTTTGGATAAAGTATCTGGTTAACATCTTGCAGAAAAATATCATGAATGATTTCTTCTAAAAAGGAATAATTGCTCGGGCGGTCTTCTGCAAAATCGTGCGCGTGGTTAAAAACTTTTACTCCTTCTTTTGCAAGCAAATAAACGGCGTAAGTAACTATGGGGTTTTTTCCCAGGTTTAAATTATGGAAATGTAAAACCGTTTCAGGAGTCAGGTGCTCTCTTATTTCCCGATGAACTTTATGCAGCATATCTTTAGCCTCCTGTTCGGTATATTTTTTACGTTCCAGGTAATTTAAGTCGCTAAAAACATGAAGTTCTGCATTTCTTGAAGTTATTATTTCAGGATTAGGACAGGCGCCTACCAGTACTTTTACCTCTTCGTTGGCGAGGCTATCGATTTGTGATTCGATAATCCGGGTTACTCCCCCGGGATTTAAATGACTATGTGCAATTACAACCGGCATATTCTAAGTTTGCCGATAAAAATAGAAAATCGTTGTTAAATAACTTCCAGGATTCTATTTTTATAGAAAGTTTAACTAAAACCTAAAATCCATGAGAAAAAATCTGACAATTCTTTTGGCCCACATCTGCTTTTTTGGGGCAGGCACAGGATTTATCTTTTCGCGTGGAAGGGTTAACAGTCCCTGATTTTATCGAGGCACTTGAAAAAAGTTCGAAAACCTGTATTATCCAAATTGGAGTGATGGAAAAGCACGGGGCACATCTGCACCTGGGTACCGACTTATACCTGGTTCGCGAATATTCGCTTCGGGCTGCCGAACAAGAATATACAGTAGTATTTCCGTGGTACTATTTTAGCCAGATAAACGAAGCACGTCATCAGCTGGGAACTATTTCGTATTCGCCCGAATTGATTTGGAAGCTCTTGCAGGAAACGCTGGACGAGTTAAGCCGGAACGGTTTTGAAAAAATAATTATTGTAAACGGCCATGGCGGAAACAATGCTTTTCTGAATTATTTTGGAATGGCACAGTTAGCAGAGCCAAGAGATTACAGCATGTACTGGTTTCGCCCCGAAAGTAATGCGGAAGTGATGAAAAAATTTGTGGAACTAACGCATGAAGATAAAAATGATGCCCATGGCGATACCCGCGAAACATCGTCGATGCTGACAGCTGAACCCGATGTGGTGCATTTGGACCGGGCGACACAGCAGTCGGGTAAAACCAGCAGCGCATAAAAGAATTGAAATATGTTTATACCGGAATTTGGTGGTATGCCAGTTATCCAAATCATTATGGCGGCGAGGCATCAACAGCCAATGCCGAGGCAGGCGAGCTATTGGTAAATGAAACCGTTCGCCAACTGGTTGAAATGATTCAATTGGTAAAAGCAGATAGGGTTGTACCTGCCTTGCAAGAGCAATTCTTTAAGGAAGCTGCCGATCCGTTAAAGACGAAACAGCAGAAAACGGTAGAATACAGGGAGGCCATCTTTTTAAAGAGGTGAAATCCTTGTTTTATTAAAATTTTTAATTTCTTATTCTTTTACAAATTCCAGTAAATCACCGGGTTGGCAATCCAATGCTTCGCAAACCGCTTCCAGCGTACTAAATCGTACCGCTTTGGCTTTGCCTGTTTTTAGTATGGAAAGGTTGGCCAGTGTAATGTTTACTTTCTCCGATAGTTCGTTGAGCGACATTTTGCGTCGCGCCATCATTACATCAAGGTTTACAATTATTGGCATAGCTTAAACGGTTAAATCGTTTTCAGACTGTATTTCTATACCTCGCTTGAAAATCTGGTAAATAATAAAAACCAAACAGGCCATAAACAAATATTGTCCGTGATTCCAGGAATCATTCAGGTTGCCGGCTTTATCGCCCAGCCAGGCAATAAAACCACCGGCAGTAACTGCAAAAATCCACACGGCAAACAAAGTGTAGCTTATCTGAGCCAGCTTATAGGCAACTATTCCGGTAAACGGATTTGAAATTTTTAATTTATTAATGAGCTTAACAACCATCCACCATACCACGGCCTTTAATAGGTTCATAATAAATTGGGCAGCCATTAAAACCGAATATAGATTGAAATTTTCTTGTCGCAACTGAAACAAATTAAGGCCTTCGTGAATATTTTTTGCGCTTTCCGGATTCCGTAAACTTGAAAAATAGGAAAATACCAGAACTCCAGCTGCTACAACAAAACTAAAAAAGGCTATCCAGGCAATTACTTTCATAAAAATCAGAACCTGTTCTGTTTGGGTTTTTCTCTTATTTTTCATTTTTATCTATTTAGATTTCAAACGAAAATAAATAAATAATTATTGAAAAACAATAAATATATATTGAAAATAGTAAATTCGTGTAGTTTGAACCTGAATGAAGGATTATTATATTTTAATAGTTAATTTGCTTACTTTCTTAATTCAGACAAATTTATCTTTACTTTGCATCCTGAAATAGAAAGGATTAAAGTTATGGCGAAGAAAAGGGTAAATGTGGTAACCATGGGATGTTCGAAAAATCTGGTTGATTCGGAGGTTTTGCTGAACCAGCTGGAGAAAGGAAAATTTGAAGTGTTGCACGATTCAAACGAAACCAATTTTGATGCAGTTTTTGTAAACACCTGTGGTTTTATTCACGATGCCAAGCAGGAATCGATTGATATGATTCTGGATTATGCCGAGGCGAAAAAACGCGGTGAAATTGATAAACTTTACGTAATGGGCTGTCTCTCGGAGCGTTACCATAACGAGTTGGAAGAAGAACTTCCTGAAGTAGACAAATACTTTGGTAAGTTTGATATGAAAGCCATGGTGGAAGAGCTAAAAGTTACCTATGCACCTGAATATATTTACGAGCGTAAAATTACCACACCCTCGCATTTTGCTTATCTGAAAATTTCTGAAGGCTGTAACCGCTCGTGCTCGTTTTGTGCCATTCCTAAAATGACGGGCCGCCATAAATCGCGCACCATCGACAGTTTGGTAAAGGAAACCCGCTACCTGGCTAAAAAAGGAGTGAAAGAATTGTTGCTGATTGCGCAGGATCTTTCGTATTACGGAATTGATTTGTACGGCAAAAATCAATTGGCAGAGTTAATTACCAAAGTGTCGGAGGTAGAAGGTATTGAATGGATTCGCTTACATTATTTGTATCCTACGAAATTTCCGATGGAGATTCTGCCGGTAATGCGCGAAAACCCGAAAGTTTGTAAATACCTGGATATGCCCTTACAGCATATTTCAAACCGGGTGCTAAAAAATATGTTGCGCCATGTTACCCGCGAAGAAACCGAAGCATTAATTGCAAAAATTAAAGAAGAAGTGCCGGGAGTAGTAATCCGCACAACGATGTTGGTAGGTTTCCCGGGCGAAACGGAGGAAGATTATAACGAGTTAAAAGAATTTGTGCAGGAGCAAAAATTTGGCCGACTGGGTGTTTTCCCGTATTCGAACGAAGATGGCACATATGCCGCCAGTAAATTTGAAGACAATTTGCCCGACGAAGTAAAACAAGGACGTGCCGACGAAATCATGGAACTGCAACAATACATTTCTGCTGAACTCAACCAGCAAAAAGTGGGGAAGGAGTTTGATGTGATAATCGACCGTGAAGAGAGCGATTACTATGTTGGACGTACCGAATTTGATTCGCCCGAGGTTGACGGAGAAGTTTATATTACTACCGACGAAGAATTAAAAAACGGCACCATTGTTAAAGTGAAAATAACAGGTGCCGAAGATTATGACTTATACGGAGAACTGATATAAACGATTTACAGTTTCTGCATTTCCATTTCATTTATTTCTTTTCCCCAGTTCGGATGAAGCGGTGATTCCGGTTCGAATTTGTCGAATTTCACTTTTGCTGTTTCAAAATGAGGACGGGCAGCATCAGCGCCACCTCCAAATTGTTCGGGCATATTAAAAAGTGTAATAGCACGCAAATAATAGCTTCTCGGATTTTCCGGATTTAGTGCAATTGCTTTGTCGATTGCTGCATTCATTTTAGGCATGTATTCCATTCCTCTTGTCATCGGATCTACCGTAATTCGCGAAGGAATAAGAAATGCCTCAAGTGAAAACAATTCCGATTCGTCGGGGGCAATTTTAAGTGCCTTGTCCAGAAATTGCTGCGCTTTATCGAGGTAGGCATCTCTTTTATTCACATCCTGATCGAAATAACTGACCACGATCATTGAATACGATGCATAGTACAAAGGCAACCATTCTTTGGTTTCTGTCATGCTAATCCGTTCAAAGGTATTTGCAGCCTCCTGAAAGTTGACTATTGTTTCCGAGCTATTCATTTTTTCGAGAGCTGCAGTCATCGCTGCTTCGTAGTTTTTCCCCTGTGCTGCGGCAGTCAAAACTACCAGGCTGAAAATAAGCGTTAATAAAGTCTTCATGTGATTTAATTTTTAATGTTTATAATTGAAATGATAGTAGAAATACAATGAGTCGCTTTTGTCCCGGCACGATGGGTTGCGCCTGGTAAACTCCATTATCGTCGGGTGTTTGCGCGTAGTTGTAACCAAATACATTGTTAAAGCCCAATGCATTGTTTACAATTACATGTGCCACCGTTTGCGTGTTGAAAAGGTAAAACAGGTGTGTGAATCCGAAACTTAAGTCGTTGTAGGTTTTGGTTCTGCCGTCCATAAAACCGGGCATGTTTGGATTATCGTACGGACGTCCGCTGGCAAAGGTGTAAGAGCCCGAAATAAACGAGTTGATTTTAGTGAAATACTGTTTGTAAACCACCGATAGGTTGTGTCTCGATACGTAGTGTGGAGTGACTTTCA
Above is a genomic segment from uncultured Draconibacterium sp. containing:
- the rimO gene encoding 30S ribosomal protein S12 methylthiotransferase RimO, encoding MAKKRVNVVTMGCSKNLVDSEVLLNQLEKGKFEVLHDSNETNFDAVFVNTCGFIHDAKQESIDMILDYAEAKKRGEIDKLYVMGCLSERYHNELEEELPEVDKYFGKFDMKAMVEELKVTYAPEYIYERKITTPSHFAYLKISEGCNRSCSFCAIPKMTGRHKSRTIDSLVKETRYLAKKGVKELLLIAQDLSYYGIDLYGKNQLAELITKVSEVEGIEWIRLHYLYPTKFPMEILPVMRENPKVCKYLDMPLQHISNRVLKNMLRHVTREETEALIAKIKEEVPGVVIRTTMLVGFPGETEEDYNELKEFVQEQKFGRLGVFPYSNEDGTYAASKFEDNLPDEVKQGRADEIMELQQYISAELNQQKVGKEFDVIIDREESDYYVGRTEFDSPEVDGEVYITTDEELKNGTIVKVKITGAEDYDLYGELI